The Candidatus Anaeroferrophillus wilburensis genomic sequence TCAATTGATTTCTTTGCGGTCTTCAATTGATCCCAATTGTAAGGGCACTGCCATTTTTATAAAAGCGAAATTTATTATACGTTATCAGCGGGCAAAGGCACCGGTTTGGGGATGTCAACGGTGTTCGGCATCCTGCAGACCCATGGCGGCCATATAACTTGTCGCAGCCAACCCGGCAAAGGAACGACTTTTACAGTTTTTATCCCCGCATTTTTAGAAACCAGTGATGCTGTCCTTGAACCGAAGACCGTTGCCGATGGCCGGCATGGACAGGGAAGTGAGACCATTCTCATGGTGGATGACGAAGAACACCTTAGAGAAATTGCCAGTGAAGGCCTGACCCGCTTAGGTTATCAGCTCATCCTTGCAGCCAGCGCCGAGGAAGCTTTGAATATCTATCGGAATTCCAGGGATGTCATTGATCTGGTGGTACTTGACATCAGCATGCCTGGCATGGGCGGTTTGCAGTGCCTGAGGGCTCTGCAGGAAATTGATCCAATGGTCAAAGTAATTATGGCCAGCGGCTATTTCCCTGACAAACTACAGAACGATCCTCTGAAGATGGGGGCCAGAGAGTACCTGAACAAACCTTATAAAATTACCATGTTGGCGCAAAAGATTCGCCAGGTACTGGATGGTGTGTAAAAACCAGGGTTCTTTTTCTCCAAAGAACTCTATTGGAAGGATTGTGCGAGCCATAAAAAGCATTACAGCCAAGCAATTGTTTCGCGAGTTTCTAGCCCCGAAATCCTGCATCTGGTCAGGCCAACGGTTGTCATCCTACCCGAGATGGACGGACGGGAGCTGGCGCAGGCGCTGGGACACGTCATTCCCGGTCTCAAAGCCCTGTTTTCGTCCGGCTACACGGCATCCGTCATCTCCCACCATGGGATACTGGAAAAAGGAGTCAAGTTCATCGGAAAACCGTTTTCCCTGCAGCGGCTGACCGGCAAAATCAGGGAGGTGCTTGATTCATAAGGATGTGGCATTTCAATTGAACGATAACATAAACCGAACATCAGCATACAAACCGCTACATGAACAGAGTGCGATTTTTGCAGCATTAGCTGGTTGCAGGAAAAGTGAAACACTTTCTATTTTTGTCATAATACCTTGAATGGAACACCCCACAACCTGAATCATCTCCGCCATGACGCGACAAC encodes the following:
- a CDS encoding response regulator, producing MSTVFGILQTHGGHITCRSQPGKGTTFTVFIPAFLETSDAVLEPKTVADGRHGQGSETILMVDDEEHLREIASEGLTRLGYQLILAASAEEALNIYRNSRDVIDLVVLDISMPGMGGLQCLRALQEIDPMVKVIMASGYFPDKLQNDPLKMGAREYLNKPYKITMLAQKIRQVLDGV